GCATCGCCAAGGACGGCTTCTTTGCCCACCAGGTGATCTGGGACGGCTGGGTGGATCCCGAGAAAGCCCGCACCCATATCATCGGCCACTGGAACTATCAAGCCGGCGTAACCAAGGACGTGACGGTGGTCTCGAGCGGCGAGCAGGTGGAATTGCTGGTGAATGGCAAGTCGCTCGGTTTTGGGGAGCCGAGTCACCGCTTCCTCTACACTTTCCGGAACGTTGCCTGGCAGCCGGGTAACCTCACGGCCATCAGCTACGACGCCAAGGGGCAGAAAGTCAGTGAGGCCACGCAGGAAACCGCCGGCGCGCCCGTGGCCCTCAAGCTCACGCCCATCCTGAGCCCGGCGGGGCTGAAAGCCGACGGCGCCGACCTGGCGCTGGTGCAAGTGGAAGTGGTGGACGCGCAGGGCCGCCGCTGCCCCACCGCCCTGGATCTAGTGACCTTCACCCTCAGCGGTCCGGCCGAGTGGCGCGGGGGCCTGGCCCAGGGGCCCAACAATTACATTCTGGCCCAAAGCCTGCCGGTGGAAGGGGGCGTAAACCGCGTGCTGGTACGCACCACCACCAAGGCGGGCACCATCAAGGTGCAGGCGTCGGCCCAGGGCTTGCCTTCGGTTGCTGTCAGCCTGAAATCCAAGCCGGTAGCGGTAAAGAATGGCCTGAATCCCACGCTGCCGGCCGAAGGCGTGCCGGTACGCCTGACGCGCGGGCCAACCCCGTCGACGCCCTCGTATACCCCCTTGCGCACGGCCGTGGCCATTCGCCGCGTGTCGGCTAGCTCCAACCAAGACCAAGCCGCGGCCAGCTACGACGACAACGAGCTGTCGGAGTGGGTCAGCGGCAAAGAGCAGACTGGGCCCTGGATTCAGTACGAGCTAGCGCGGCCCGCCGCCATCAGCGAAGTTTGCATGAAGCTGGTGGGCTGGCGCCGGAGTCAGTATCCGATCCGTATTCTGGTGGACGGGCAGGAAGTGTTCCGCGCTACCACCGAGCGCAGTCTGGGGTACTATACGGCGGCCTTTGCGCCGCGCACCGGCAGAACCGTGCGCATCGAGTTGACGGGGGCGGGCCAGAGCCAAGAGGCGTATACCATCACGGAACTGGTCGCCCCGAAAAAGTTGGAACCGGCCGACAGCGAGGTACCGAAAGGTACACTGGGCCTGGTAGAAGTGGAGCTCTACGAGAAAGCCGGGACCTCCCGCACGCCTTAAGCAGACCGGCTAAGGCAAGTAAAGTCAGCGGCTAGATTTAACTCCGCAAGCTTCGCCTGATGTGAGAAGTTAATCAACGGGCGACTGCGCCTTGGAATTGTGCTGGGGCAGCCCGGTTGACGGGGAGGCCGTGTTGGGCGTAGAACTCAGGGTACGTTATTTTGTCGGATAATTTGGTCAACTTCATCTTGGCTAATTCCTGCTTGTTTCAAGCAGGTGGTAATAAAAGCAGTTTTCCCAGCTACATACTCCGGGATATTAGTAGGATACAGGGTCGCTAGTTGCTTTTTCAACTGGCCATACTCACTCACTTTTGCCCGATGAGTGCGCAAGTAGTCCCGAAACAATAAATGATTCCGCAAAGGGGTACTACCGGTCAAGCAAGCATATAAGTGATGAGCTGGCCATTCTCTTTGAAAAGCACTGTAGGGAGTATTTGCGGAGTTTAACTTAAAGGCCTCTCGACCGACAATGCCTAAATCGCCTTGGTGCTGGTAGCCGATCAGAGCCAGTTTGCTTATAACCTTTTGCATGGCCGCCTCATCGGCTACTACTAGGTCAATATCGAGAATCGGTTTGGCCGCCAATCCTACCACGGAAGTACTGCCTACGTGTTCCACTGCGAGCAGTAAATCTTGTAAGCTCGCTTGGTAAAGCAGTTTAAGCTCCTCATAGGTGCTGCTCCACCTAGGATTATACGCTTCTATTACAATACGCGTATCTCTTTTCATTCTTTTTGCTTAAGCTCAACATCTGTAGTGCAGCAGTTGCGTGGACTAAGCTGCTCATGCCAGTTAAGCTGTTTTGAAATCCGGCCACGGAGCTGGAAGTTAGCTATTATCGCGTAGGAGCCCGTACTAACTGCGCCTGTAGCGCTAACCACGGATGCGGGCCAGCGGGTGGGACTAGCCAGGGGAGCAACGAGAAAGGCGGGCTGGAAATCGGCCGCTCGGTGCCCAGGGAGTGTGCGAGGAATTGCCCTACTGCTTTAGAAAGAGCTTGGAATAACCAAAACAGCAGTGACGCGCCACTTGGACAGCGGTTAAACGACCCTCATAAGGTGACAAATGCCTCGTAACGTCTCCTGGTTGATTGGTACTATTTCCTGCTACCGACCTTTAACGATTTAGTAGCAGGCCAATCGAAAATCGGACCGTATAGTGGTTTAGCCGGGTGGGCGGCACCGGCACGGAGGTGCCCGTATCAAAAATATACCACTCCCCTGGGCGCAGGGTATAGGCATACGAACCCGCCAGGCCGAGGTCGAGTTGGCGGATTGCCACCGACTTGAAGTGGCGCACCGTATAGTACAGGCCCGCGCCCGCGGACACGGTCAGGTTGAAGGTGCTCAAGGTAAACGAGCCCGCCTGCTGGAAGAGGCTATCGAGGGGCAGAACAGTTGGTTGCGCTGAACTATGCGTCACGTTGACGAAGCGATAGCCGAGTCCGGCGCTGGGCAACACCACCTTCAAGCGTTTATCGACCAGCACTTTATTCAATTCAAAGCCGAAGGTATGTTGGTGCAGCGACAAGGAGGGCGTTGCCCGATCCAACTCCGGGAAGGTGAGCGCCTGCTTGTAATAAAGCGAGACGTAGCCAATGCCTTTCTGACTCACCAAGAACTGTAAGGTCTGCGCGATGCCCTCCCGCGGAAGAGAAGCGGTAGTGTAAGGCGCAAAAAAAGTGTTGAGCGCCTGCACGTCGAACGTAGCAGTTCCTAGATCGGTCGCTACGCCCCAATATTTACCAGAAGTGTTCAGCGAAGGAGCCTCCATCGTAGCGTCCGCCTGTCGACGTTGCCCGAGAACAGGATGGCCAGCAATCACCCAGGCAGCAAGCAGAAAGGCAACTAAGGAGCGCATAACGGAAAAAGCCTTAGAAAGATAATCGAATTCAACCAGGATTATGCTGGGGCTCTGTAGCAGCTGATTTATCGTCTCTTAGTGGCTACCACACGCGCCACCTGGACAACTACAACTGGTAGTCACGGGGTGCTCAACAACCGATTCCCTAGCCAATTAAGAATAGAACAACTAACTGTTGAGGGCCTTGCTTTATTGTTACCAGTAAGAGCAGAAAGCTCGTAGCCACCAGGCCAACCGCCAGGCTGCAAGTAGATTGCACCGGAGCGTTGAACAACTGTCCAGGCAACCGCTAAAATGGCTCTATAACGTTGTTTGAAAACGGCAAATGGGCAGTCTGCTTGGCATCTGCCGTGCTGAGGCGGGTCCTAGTTCTTCCTAATTATCCACTTCAATCTAAAGGATGAACCAAGTAAACCCTCCTTCTTTGCGAGTAGCAATAGATAACCAAGGCTTTAAAAGTTTAGCCAAGTACAACTACTCCCTATCTCATCTGGGAAAAGTCGATTTATATAATAGTTGTTATAAGCGGCACCTCGGAAAAGTGTTACGTTTGAATAGCCCCTTCAGGTAGCATAGGAATAGCACTTGCCATATTCCTCAACAATATTGCTTGCTCATTCCTCTATGTACTCGTTCCGCCCTATCCTATACTGATGCGTTGCCTAACTGTTTGCCTGATTGGGGGAATAACGACCGTGACTTCCTTCCCTCATTGGCACCAATCTACCCCCGACTTCGCCGCCTATCCGGTCCCGGCAGGGTATACCGGCCGACGTCTGCCCCCGAAGTTGGTCCCTCACACGGCCGCTTGGCGGTTTCGAACCCGCATCCGGGAAGTAGCGCAGCAACGCCCCAACTTTGCGGGCCATTACGTTCTGGCCACGTGGGGCTGTGGAGCGGAATGTTTGAGCTACGTGATTGTGGATGTCACCTCGGGCCACGTGTATTTCAACGAGGTCAGCGTTTGTTGCTGGGGCGGCACGGTGCCGGACTCGTTTCAACCCATCCGTTTTCGCCTTACGAGCCAGCTCATCATTTTCCAGGGACTCTTAGGAGAAGAAGGCAGGCAAGGGCCACACTATTACAAATTTCACAGCGGGCGTCTGCTTGCCTTACCCTAGCCTGTACCTACCAGAGCGGGCACCTAAACCTCTCAGGTAAAAGCTTGTCACCTTTCTTCAACCAGCCGTCCAATAAGGTGGCCAGGCGACCTGTTGATACGGTGCTTATTGCCTTTCTTTTATGGACTATATCCTGTATCTGGCTGTTGGGGCATCTGTCGCGCTCTTTGGGTGGACCGCTTCACGGGCGTTGTATTTGCGCTGGCACGGGATTGCGACGACCGGCACGATCACGGCCCTCGTGCGCACGGCCGATGGCGATGGCGTCTCGTACGCCCCACGGGTCGCCTTCTTTACGCAGGAAGGCATTCGCATCGAGGTCACGAGTTCGGTTAGTACGCAGGAAGCGGGCGACTATTTCCGGGTAGGCCAGCAAGTGAGGATTCGCTACTCCCCCACCAATCCTAGTTACTTTGCCATTGGTGGCTATGAGGTAACCAGTGTCCTCTTCTTGCTCTTGTTTGCTGGTATGGCCGTAGGAATTCTGTGGTTACTTACCAGATCCTGAGCCGCCGCTACCGCTTAGCAGAAGGCAACGGCACCCCTGGTTGGTTAAGGCTAGCGACTCCGTCTTATATGGCCTTATTCTCGTGGCTGCAAGCTAAAAAAGGCGGCTCTAAGCGGCTGAACTCGGTCCTCTACATCGAAGGTAGGGCAAATGGCCGGCATGATTCGGCGTTCTGCAACAGCCACGCACTGTTCGTAAAATGCCAATTGAGCAGAGAAGCTTCTTGAGAACGTATCGGGCAGGAGCTTCTACTCGTCAGTCTTTCACCCCACAGGTGGGGCCTGCATCGACGCAGTCTGGTTGATCCTAAACTCCCATGAGGCTCTCTGAAACAGCGGGCAAATTCGTTTAGGTCCGTACTCGGAACTTGTTAGAATCTCATTGATAAGGGGTTATAAATTAACCTTCGGTGCGTCTGCATTATCATATAATTACTCCTTGTTTTTGTTGCGCGCTTCACCGGACCTTACA
This window of the Hymenobacter volaticus genome carries:
- a CDS encoding GrpB family protein — protein: MKRDTRIVIEAYNPRWSSTYEELKLLYQASLQDLLLAVEHVGSTSVVGLAAKPILDIDLVVADEAAMQKVISKLALIGYQHQGDLGIVGREAFKLNSANTPYSAFQREWPAHHLYACLTGSTPLRNHLLFRDYLRTHRAKVSEYGQLKKQLATLYPTNIPEYVAGKTAFITTCLKQAGISQDEVDQIIRQNNVP
- a CDS encoding DUF3592 domain-containing protein translates to MDYILYLAVGASVALFGWTASRALYLRWHGIATTGTITALVRTADGDGVSYAPRVAFFTQEGIRIEVTSSVSTQEAGDYFRVGQQVRIRYSPTNPSYFAIGGYEVTSVLFLLLFAGMAVGILWLLTRS